One window of the Pseudomonas sp. S04 genome contains the following:
- a CDS encoding aminotransferase-like domain-containing protein, protein MKEQRESDFAYQAVYRYLTCLINEMEAETPIKLPSLRQLAERLSVSISTIQYAYSLLEKEGRVYSVAKSGYYALPVSLNAAFCGGNDLLETLYVSARRPGMLVMSTDEPALLQSLDSPLLLLERELVRQYPRQQQPHSQPCGELELRTALAARYTTSPIRCWHADDVYIGADLRGVLEILIAVLALKGATVLVESPCDWVILRLLQAAGVQVIELPIGEDGSLDPQWLAHLLATETVRLVLLSSGVSMPRGSLMPAANRQDIAHLLQEHGCWVLENDVYGELGHEPNELRFRDLLDPERLIVFSTFEKLMGPEAPYGYLLSRPLSAELQRTFLLRSFRLSPIRQKAIARLYSSGRIDQHLLVLRRLLSERKSRMVQLLQERLGDALDFVEPAGGATLWARSLRPVDMRRVFQRMLKQSVVIAPGELFSLHGLYSQHVRLSHAFNGQHDLDTTMAMLGDALRLELME, encoded by the coding sequence ATGAAAGAGCAGAGAGAGAGCGACTTTGCCTATCAGGCGGTGTACCGCTACCTGACCTGCCTGATCAATGAAATGGAGGCCGAGACGCCAATCAAGCTGCCGTCACTGCGGCAACTGGCCGAGCGCCTGAGCGTGTCGATTTCGACTATCCAGTACGCCTACTCGCTTTTGGAGAAGGAAGGGCGGGTGTACTCGGTGGCCAAGTCCGGGTACTACGCCTTGCCGGTGTCGCTGAACGCGGCGTTCTGCGGCGGCAATGACCTGCTGGAAACCCTCTACGTAAGCGCCAGGCGTCCGGGCATGTTGGTGATGAGCACCGACGAGCCGGCCCTGCTGCAGTCGCTGGACAGTCCGTTACTGCTGCTGGAGCGCGAACTGGTGCGCCAATATCCGCGCCAGCAGCAACCGCATTCCCAACCCTGTGGCGAACTGGAACTGCGTACCGCGTTGGCAGCGCGCTACACCACATCACCGATCCGTTGCTGGCACGCTGACGATGTCTACATTGGTGCCGATTTGCGCGGCGTGCTGGAGATCCTGATTGCGGTGCTGGCGCTCAAGGGCGCCACCGTGCTGGTGGAGTCGCCCTGTGACTGGGTGATCCTGCGTTTGTTGCAGGCGGCCGGGGTCCAGGTTATCGAGTTGCCGATCGGCGAGGATGGCTCGCTCGACCCGCAATGGCTGGCACACCTGCTGGCGACCGAAACAGTGCGCCTGGTGCTGCTGTCCTCCGGCGTGAGCATGCCCAGGGGCAGCCTGATGCCGGCCGCCAACCGGCAGGACATCGCGCACCTGTTGCAGGAGCATGGTTGCTGGGTCCTGGAGAATGATGTCTACGGCGAGCTCGGGCACGAGCCAAACGAGTTGCGCTTTCGCGACCTGCTCGATCCCGAGCGCTTGATCGTGTTTTCGACCTTCGAAAAGCTCATGGGGCCCGAGGCGCCTTACGGCTACCTGCTGTCGCGCCCGCTCAGCGCTGAACTGCAGCGGACCTTTTTGCTGCGCTCCTTTCGCTTGTCACCGATCCGCCAGAAAGCCATTGCCCGGCTGTACAGCAGTGGACGCATCGACCAGCACCTGCTGGTATTGCGTCGCCTGCTCAGTGAACGCAAAAGCCGCATGGTGCAGCTGCTGCAGGAGCGCCTGGGTGATGCGCTGGACTTCGTCGAGCCGGCGGGTGGCGCGACCCTCTGGGCCCGCTCGCTGCGTCCGGTCGATATGCGCCGAGTGTTCCAGCGCATGCTCAAGCAGAGTGTGGTGATTGCCCCGGGGGAGCTGTTCAGCTTGCATGGCCTGTATTCGCAGCATGTGCGACTGAGCCATGCGTTTAATGGCCAGCACGATCTGGACACGACCATGGCGATGCTCGGCGATGCCCTGAGGCTGGAGTTGATGGAGTAG